From one Bacillus sp. FJAT-42376 genomic stretch:
- a CDS encoding thiamine diphosphokinase, which produces MEKIYIVAGGPERLLPDLQEANNEEITWVGVDRGVIYLAERHLPMAEAIGDFDSITAMEREELQSRHRGLKIFPSDKDKTDTELAVDWAISRKPGLIRIYGATGGRLDHFFANIYLLMKQFESSIPMELEDSCNFIKLLPPGQHVIKEDDTYPYISFVPVASNVEGLTLEGFKYPLENRHIPFGSTLCISNELIHHTGTVSFAGGILMMIRSRDETK; this is translated from the coding sequence TTGGAGAAAATATACATTGTAGCTGGAGGTCCGGAACGGCTTCTTCCAGATTTGCAGGAAGCGAATAACGAAGAGATTACATGGGTCGGGGTGGATAGAGGCGTCATCTATTTGGCAGAGAGACATTTGCCGATGGCTGAAGCGATTGGCGATTTTGATTCGATTACGGCAATGGAAAGAGAGGAACTGCAGTCCAGACATAGAGGATTGAAAATCTTTCCTTCCGATAAAGACAAAACGGATACAGAGCTTGCGGTTGACTGGGCGATCAGCAGGAAGCCCGGCCTTATTCGGATTTACGGTGCAACCGGAGGCAGACTTGATCATTTTTTTGCCAACATCTACTTGTTAATGAAGCAATTTGAAAGCTCGATCCCGATGGAGCTGGAAGATTCCTGCAATTTTATTAAGCTGCTGCCGCCGGGACAGCATGTGATAAAAGAAGATGATACTTATCCGTACATATCTTTTGTACCAGTTGCATCCAATGTGGAAGGACTGACTTTAGAAGGTTTTAAATATCCTCTTGAAAATCGGCATATTCCGTTTGGTTCCACACTATGTATTAGTAATGAATTGATTCATCACACTGGTACTGTTTCGTTTGCGGGCGGCATATTAATGATGATAAGAAGCCGTGATGAAACAAAATGA
- the spoVM gene encoding stage V sporulation protein SpoVM, whose translation MKFYTIKLPKFLGGIVRAMLGSFKKDS comes from the coding sequence ATGAAGTTCTATACAATCAAACTGCCAAAGTTTCTTGGAGGAATTGTTCGGGCAATGCTTGGTTCTTTTAAAAAGGACTCATAA
- the rpmB gene encoding 50S ribosomal protein L28, whose amino-acid sequence MARKCVITGRKTRSGNTRSHAMNANKRTWGANVQKVRILVNGKPKRVYVSARALKSGKVERV is encoded by the coding sequence ATGGCACGTAAATGTGTAATTACAGGCAGAAAAACCCGCTCTGGCAATACACGTTCCCACGCAATGAACGCGAACAAGCGTACATGGGGAGCCAACGTTCAAAAAGTGCGCATCCTGGTTAACGGGAAGCCAAAACGTGTATACGTTTCAGCTCGCGCCCTTAAATCCGGTAAAGTGGAACGCGTATAA
- a CDS encoding Asp23/Gls24 family envelope stress response protein — translation MSIELTTKYGQIDISNEVIATVAGGAAIDCYGIVGMASKNQIKDGITDILRKENFSRGVIVRQAEDSIHIDMYIIVSYGTKISEVAHNVQTKVKYTLDHTVGLAVDSVNIFVQGVRVTNP, via the coding sequence ATGTCCATCGAACTTACCACAAAATACGGACAAATTGACATCTCCAATGAAGTAATTGCAACGGTAGCCGGCGGTGCCGCCATAGATTGCTACGGAATTGTAGGAATGGCCTCCAAAAATCAGATTAAAGATGGAATAACAGATATCCTCCGCAAAGAGAATTTCAGCAGAGGTGTCATTGTGAGACAGGCAGAAGACAGCATTCACATCGATATGTATATCATTGTCAGCTACGGAACGAAAATTTCAGAGGTAGCACACAACGTACAGACCAAAGTGAAATATACGCTTGATCACACGGTTGGATTAGCTGTAGACTCAGTAAATATTTTCGTTCAGGGAGTTCGTGTAACGAACCCGTAG
- a CDS encoding DAK2 domain-containing protein, whose amino-acid sequence MSIKTLDGERFAEMILQGASHLSNNAKMVDALNVFPVPDGDTGTNMNLSMTSGAKEVKNNVQAHIGKVGTALSRGLLMGARGNSGVILSQLFRGFSKSIESKSTISAKDFAQALQTGVDTAYKAVMKPVEGTILTVAKDAAKKAVSTAKNEEDLVKLMEATLGEAKASLNRTPDLLPVLKEVGVVDSGGQGLVLVYEGFLAELKGEKVPGTPMALPSMNDLVSAEHHKNVHAHINTEDIEFGYCTEFMVRFEDGKKVFSEEQFRTDLSEFGDSLLVISDDEVAKIHIHAEHPGEVLSYGQQYGSLISMKIENMREQHSNLVGESPKSKSVQAEKKKEKYGIITVSMGEGIADLFKSIGAQAVIEGGQTMNPSTEDIVSAIEEVNAENIIILPNNSNIVMAARQAASVVQENVLVIPSKTVPQGMAALLSFNPEETPEGNEETMTDALGQVKSGQVTYAVRDTQIDGLDISKNDFMGIMNGKIVTKDKEQVQAAVKLLEEMISADDEILTILYGSETNEEEVSQLVQQIESSFSDIEVEVHNGKQPLYSFIFSVE is encoded by the coding sequence GTGTCAATCAAAACTTTGGACGGCGAGCGCTTTGCCGAAATGATTCTGCAGGGTGCGAGCCATCTATCCAATAATGCCAAAATGGTGGATGCATTAAACGTGTTCCCCGTACCGGACGGTGATACAGGGACTAATATGAATCTCTCCATGACGTCCGGCGCCAAGGAAGTTAAAAATAATGTACAGGCCCATATCGGCAAAGTGGGCACAGCCCTCTCAAGAGGACTGCTGATGGGTGCGCGCGGAAATTCAGGCGTTATTTTATCCCAGCTTTTCAGAGGATTTTCTAAATCGATTGAAAGCAAAAGCACCATCAGTGCAAAAGATTTTGCACAGGCGCTTCAAACAGGTGTTGATACAGCCTACAAAGCTGTAATGAAGCCGGTTGAAGGGACGATTCTGACGGTTGCAAAGGATGCTGCCAAAAAAGCGGTTTCCACAGCTAAAAATGAAGAAGACCTTGTTAAGCTGATGGAAGCAACCCTTGGCGAAGCAAAAGCATCGTTAAATCGGACGCCCGATCTGCTGCCTGTTCTAAAAGAGGTTGGAGTGGTAGACAGCGGCGGACAGGGTCTGGTTCTTGTTTATGAAGGCTTCCTTGCTGAGCTGAAAGGCGAAAAGGTGCCGGGAACCCCAATGGCGCTGCCATCCATGAATGATCTTGTCAGTGCCGAGCACCATAAAAATGTCCATGCCCATATCAACACCGAAGATATAGAATTCGGTTATTGCACGGAGTTTATGGTCCGGTTTGAAGATGGAAAGAAAGTTTTTTCAGAAGAGCAGTTCCGCACCGATTTAAGTGAATTTGGAGATTCCTTGCTTGTCATATCCGATGATGAAGTGGCGAAAATACATATTCATGCAGAACATCCGGGTGAAGTTCTTTCCTACGGCCAACAATACGGCAGCCTCATCAGCATGAAAATTGAAAATATGCGGGAGCAGCACAGCAATCTTGTCGGCGAATCCCCTAAATCAAAGAGTGTTCAGGCTGAAAAGAAAAAAGAGAAATACGGGATCATTACCGTTTCAATGGGTGAAGGCATTGCAGATCTCTTCAAGAGCATCGGTGCACAAGCTGTAATTGAAGGCGGACAGACAATGAATCCAAGCACGGAAGATATTGTTTCTGCTATTGAAGAAGTAAATGCAGAAAATATCATCATATTGCCGAATAACTCCAATATTGTGATGGCGGCCCGCCAGGCTGCATCTGTCGTACAGGAGAATGTTTTAGTCATTCCGTCTAAAACAGTTCCGCAAGGGATGGCGGCCCTTCTTTCTTTCAATCCGGAGGAAACTCCCGAAGGTAATGAAGAAACGATGACAGACGCACTTGGCCAGGTTAAGTCAGGCCAAGTAACCTATGCGGTTCGGGATACTCAGATCGACGGTTTGGACATATCCAAAAATGATTTTATGGGAATCATGAACGGAAAGATTGTAACGAAAGACAAAGAGCAGGTGCAGGCGGCCGTAAAGCTTCTTGAAGAAATGATCAGTGCAGATGATGAAATACTGACCATTTTATACGGAAGTGAAACAAATGAAGAGGAAGTCAGCCAGCTTGTCCAGCAGATTGAATCGAGTTTCAGCGATATTGAGGTTGAAGTGCATAACGGCAAACAGCCGCTTTATTCATTCATCTTCTCTGTAGAATAA
- the sdaAB gene encoding L-serine ammonia-lyase, iron-sulfur-dependent subunit beta, with the protein MKYRSVFDIIGPVMIGPSSSHTAGAARIGRVARSLFGREPKWATVSFYGSFAKTYRGHGTDVAIIGGILDFDTFDERIKTSLDIAGSKGMKITFLEEEAVTDHPNTARVIIGDDQGQLELVGISIGGGKIEITELNGFLLQLSGNHPALLVMHNDRYGAIAGVANVLAKHAINIGHMNVSRKEKGQLALMTIEVDQNMETGVIEELKTLPNILQVTKIAE; encoded by the coding sequence ATGAAATACCGGAGTGTTTTTGATATTATTGGTCCTGTTATGATCGGACCTTCCAGCTCTCATACAGCCGGGGCTGCGAGAATCGGCAGAGTAGCCCGCAGTCTTTTTGGAAGGGAGCCGAAATGGGCAACGGTTTCGTTTTATGGATCTTTTGCTAAAACATACCGCGGGCATGGGACGGATGTCGCCATTATCGGGGGGATACTGGATTTTGATACATTTGATGAGCGGATTAAAACTTCCCTCGATATTGCCGGTTCAAAAGGTATGAAAATTACGTTTCTCGAAGAAGAAGCGGTAACGGATCATCCTAATACCGCAAGAGTGATTATTGGTGATGATCAGGGGCAGCTTGAATTGGTCGGCATATCGATCGGCGGAGGCAAAATTGAAATTACAGAGCTGAATGGTTTTTTGCTGCAGCTATCAGGTAATCATCCGGCGCTCCTTGTTATGCATAATGACCGGTACGGAGCCATTGCGGGTGTAGCGAACGTTCTGGCCAAGCATGCCATTAATATAGGGCATATGAATGTTTCCAGAAAAGAAAAAGGACAGCTTGCCCTGATGACCATTGAAGTTGATCAAAATATGGAAACAGGGGTTATTGAGGAATTGAAAACGCTGCCAAATATATTGCAGGTTACTAAAATAGCAGAATAG
- the sdaAA gene encoding L-serine ammonia-lyase, iron-sulfur-dependent, subunit alpha, with the protein MFRNVAELVELAYSRGCKISEVMIQQEMDVTGKTRDEVFAMMDRNLEVMEQAVEKGLAGVKSHSGLTGGDAVLMQAYIEKGNFLSGETILDAVSKAVATNEVNAAMGTICATPTAGSAGVVPGTLFAVRDKLHPTREEMIEFLFTSGAFGFVVANNASISGAAGGCQAEVGSAAGMAAAAITEMAGGTPSQAAEAMAITLKNMLGLVCDPVAGLVEVPCVKRNAMGAANAMVAADMALAGITSRIPCDEVIDAMYKIGQTMPTALKETAQGGLAATPTGRELEAKIFGIPLDRREP; encoded by the coding sequence ATGTTTCGTAATGTTGCAGAGCTCGTGGAGCTTGCATACAGCCGCGGCTGTAAAATATCAGAAGTAATGATTCAGCAGGAAATGGATGTGACCGGAAAAACCCGGGACGAAGTGTTTGCGATGATGGACAGAAATCTGGAAGTGATGGAGCAGGCAGTGGAAAAAGGCCTGGCCGGCGTCAAATCCCATTCTGGCCTAACGGGTGGAGATGCAGTCCTCATGCAGGCATACATTGAGAAAGGGAACTTTTTATCCGGAGAAACGATTTTGGACGCAGTCAGCAAGGCGGTTGCGACAAATGAAGTGAATGCCGCAATGGGAACCATTTGCGCAACTCCGACAGCAGGATCGGCGGGAGTTGTTCCGGGGACGCTTTTTGCAGTGAGGGACAAGCTCCATCCAACCCGGGAAGAGATGATTGAATTTCTTTTTACTTCCGGCGCATTTGGATTTGTTGTGGCAAACAACGCATCGATCTCGGGGGCCGCAGGCGGGTGCCAGGCGGAAGTGGGATCGGCAGCAGGAATGGCTGCTGCCGCAATAACGGAAATGGCAGGGGGAACCCCAAGCCAGGCAGCAGAGGCGATGGCGATTACCCTCAAAAATATGCTGGGCCTTGTCTGTGATCCGGTAGCAGGCCTCGTTGAAGTGCCTTGCGTAAAACGAAATGCCATGGGAGCGGCAAACGCCATGGTTGCGGCTGATATGGCTCTTGCGGGAATAACAAGCAGGATTCCTTGTGATGAAGTCATTGATGCGATGTACAAAATCGGCCAAACGATGCCGACCGCTTTAAAGGAGACCGCTCAAGGCGGTTTAGCTGCTACTCCTACAGGAAGAGAGCTAGAAGCGAAAATTTTCGGAATTCCGTTGGACCGCCGTGAGCCTTAA
- the recG gene encoding ATP-dependent DNA helicase RecG, translating into MSLNIKEPVSVLKGVGEETASVFMEMGIHTIEDLLEYFPYRYEDYRLKDLAEVQHDERVTVEGKVHSEPSLVFYGKKKSRLTFRLLVGRYLVSVVCFNRPFYKKKLLINQVVTVSGKWDKNRQTITLQDLSFAPRESGQDLEPVYTVKGSVTVKSLRKHIVHALKEFGGAIPENLPDQIRERYKLMAKQEAVKTVHLPLDHENLKHARRRFVYEEFLMFQLKMQALRKVQREQSKGIRHDFTEEDISVFTKALPFDLTAAQEKVLDEIKQDMRSPYRMNRLLQGDVGSGKTVVAAVAMYAASCSGYQSALMVPTEILAEQHAASLHGLFEPLGLTVALLTSSVKGKRRRELLERLSAGEIHILVGTHALIQDEVNFHKLGLVITDEQHRFGVNQRRVLREKGESPDVLFMTATPIPRTLAITAFGEMDVSVIDQLPAGRKTIETYWVKHNLLDRILGFIDKEVKKGRQAYVICPLIEESEKLDVQNAIDVHAMLVHSFSPKWNVGLMHGRLHPNEKEAVMREFSENQTQILVSTTVVEVGVNVPNATIMVIYDAERFGLSQLHQLRGRVGRGSEQSYCILLADPKSETGKERMKIMTETNDGFVLSEKDLELRGPGDFFGKKQSGLPEFRVADMVHDYRALETAREDAAKLIYSKAFWNEPEYEMLRGYLESAGVLEGEKLD; encoded by the coding sequence GTGAGCCTTAATATAAAGGAACCTGTTTCTGTATTAAAAGGGGTCGGCGAAGAGACGGCCTCTGTTTTCATGGAAATGGGGATTCATACGATTGAGGACCTGCTTGAATATTTTCCTTACCGCTATGAAGATTACCGATTAAAAGATCTGGCTGAAGTCCAGCATGACGAACGGGTTACCGTCGAAGGGAAGGTTCATAGTGAACCTTCTCTCGTCTTTTACGGGAAAAAGAAATCAAGATTGACTTTCAGGCTTTTAGTTGGAAGATATCTCGTGAGTGTTGTCTGCTTTAACCGGCCTTTTTATAAAAAAAAGCTTTTAATTAATCAAGTTGTGACCGTCAGCGGAAAATGGGATAAAAACAGGCAAACCATCACCCTTCAGGACCTGTCTTTTGCTCCCCGTGAATCCGGACAGGATTTAGAGCCTGTTTATACAGTAAAAGGCTCTGTAACGGTGAAAAGCCTCCGTAAGCATATTGTCCATGCTTTAAAGGAGTTTGGCGGGGCAATCCCTGAGAACCTTCCAGATCAAATCCGCGAACGATACAAACTGATGGCGAAGCAAGAAGCGGTTAAAACCGTTCACCTGCCTCTTGATCATGAAAATTTGAAGCATGCAAGAAGAAGGTTTGTTTATGAAGAGTTCCTCATGTTCCAGCTGAAGATGCAGGCTCTCCGGAAAGTGCAGAGGGAGCAGTCGAAGGGAATCCGGCATGATTTTACCGAGGAAGATATCTCCGTGTTCACTAAAGCCCTCCCATTTGATCTGACTGCCGCCCAGGAAAAGGTATTGGATGAAATCAAACAGGATATGAGATCGCCTTACCGGATGAACCGGCTCCTTCAAGGAGATGTGGGGTCCGGTAAAACGGTCGTAGCAGCCGTTGCGATGTATGCGGCTAGTTGTTCAGGCTATCAAAGTGCCCTGATGGTTCCTACTGAAATCCTTGCCGAGCAGCATGCTGCTTCTCTTCACGGACTTTTTGAACCGCTTGGACTTACTGTGGCCCTCTTAACGAGTTCTGTAAAAGGAAAAAGAAGAAGAGAACTGCTCGAGCGCCTCTCAGCCGGAGAGATTCACATACTCGTCGGAACACACGCGCTTATTCAGGATGAAGTGAATTTCCATAAGCTTGGCCTTGTTATTACAGACGAGCAGCATCGATTCGGAGTGAATCAGAGAAGGGTTCTAAGGGAAAAAGGGGAATCCCCTGATGTCCTGTTTATGACCGCCACACCTATTCCGAGAACGCTTGCGATTACGGCATTCGGAGAAATGGATGTATCGGTCATTGATCAGCTTCCTGCAGGACGGAAAACCATTGAAACCTACTGGGTGAAGCATAATTTGCTTGACCGGATTCTTGGGTTTATCGACAAGGAAGTAAAAAAAGGCAGACAAGCCTATGTGATTTGCCCCTTGATTGAAGAATCCGAAAAACTGGATGTGCAAAATGCGATTGATGTCCACGCCATGCTTGTGCATTCATTCTCGCCTAAGTGGAATGTCGGCCTTATGCACGGCAGACTGCATCCGAATGAAAAGGAAGCTGTGATGCGGGAATTCAGTGAAAACCAGACACAAATTCTCGTTTCCACGACCGTGGTGGAAGTAGGAGTGAATGTTCCAAACGCGACCATCATGGTTATTTATGATGCGGAACGGTTCGGATTATCCCAGCTCCATCAGCTTAGAGGCCGTGTCGGAAGGGGAAGCGAACAATCCTATTGTATTTTGCTTGCCGATCCCAAATCGGAAACGGGCAAAGAACGAATGAAAATCATGACAGAAACAAATGACGGCTTTGTGCTATCTGAAAAGGACCTTGAACTCCGCGGACCCGGTGACTTTTTCGGGAAAAAACAAAGCGGTCTGCCTGAATTCAGGGTGGCAGATATGGTCCATGATTACCGGGCTCTGGAAACGGCCAGGGAGGATGCCGCCAAGCTAATTTATTCCAAAGCGTTCTGGAACGAACCGGAGTACGAAATGTTAAGGGGATACTTGGAATCTGCCGGTGTTTTGGAAGGGGAGAAACTTGATTAA
- the fapR gene encoding transcription factor FapR has product MKRTKKERQQLLLETISDTPFITDEELSDKFQVSIQTIRLDRLELSIPELRERIRSVAQASMEDEVRSLPPEEIIGDIIDLDLDQSAISIFEVKKEHVFRRNQIARGHHLFAQANSLAVAVINDELALTAKADIRFTRQVMEGERVVAKAKVEKVNGTNGRTTVMVNSYVGNELVFSGDFEMYRSNQPTDKG; this is encoded by the coding sequence ATGAAGCGAACAAAAAAAGAAAGACAGCAGCTTCTGCTGGAGACAATCAGCGATACTCCTTTTATTACGGATGAAGAGCTTTCTGATAAATTTCAAGTAAGCATCCAGACAATACGGCTTGACCGGCTGGAGCTGAGCATACCGGAGCTGCGTGAAAGAATCAGATCCGTGGCTCAGGCATCAATGGAAGATGAAGTGAGATCTTTGCCTCCGGAAGAAATTATCGGCGACATTATTGACCTTGATCTCGATCAAAGCGCCATTTCCATTTTTGAAGTAAAAAAAGAACATGTTTTCCGCCGCAACCAAATTGCCAGGGGCCATCATCTCTTTGCCCAGGCAAATTCGCTTGCCGTAGCTGTCATAAATGATGAGTTAGCGCTCACTGCAAAAGCGGATATCCGCTTTACGAGACAGGTAATGGAAGGGGAGCGGGTTGTAGCGAAAGCTAAAGTGGAGAAAGTGAATGGCACAAATGGACGGACAACCGTAATGGTAAACAGCTATGTAGGAAACGAGCTTGTCTTTTCAGGAGATTTTGAAATGTACCGCTCGAATCAACCAACTGATAAAGGATGA
- the plsX gene encoding phosphate acyltransferase PlsX, producing MKIAIDAMGGDNAPQAICEGAAKALNAFPDLHITLIGNEDEISKHVSPHERMAILHTTEVIEPEDEPVRAVRRKKNASLVLMANEVKEGRADACISAGNTGALMTAGLFIVGRIDGIDRPALAPTLPTLDGKGFLFLDVGANVDAKPEHLLQYAIMGSVYAEKVRGVKNPSVGLLNVGTEDKKGNDLTKHTFLKLKESGLHFKGNVEARDLLDGAADVVVTDGFTGNVTLKTIEGTAISVFSMLKTALTSNLKSKLAAAVLKPKLKGIRTQLDYSEYGGAALFGLNAPVVKAHGSSDPNAVYNAIRQTRDMIAHDVSGTIRAAVAERQTAE from the coding sequence ATGAAAATTGCAATCGATGCTATGGGCGGCGACAATGCCCCTCAGGCGATTTGTGAAGGAGCGGCAAAAGCGCTGAATGCATTCCCGGATCTTCATATCACCCTGATCGGGAACGAAGATGAAATCAGCAAACATGTGTCTCCTCATGAGCGAATGGCTATTCTTCACACCACTGAAGTCATTGAGCCTGAAGATGAACCGGTGAGAGCAGTGCGAAGAAAGAAAAACGCTTCTTTGGTCCTCATGGCGAATGAGGTGAAGGAAGGAAGAGCGGATGCCTGCATCTCAGCCGGCAACACAGGCGCGCTTATGACAGCCGGTCTTTTCATTGTGGGCAGAATCGACGGCATTGACCGTCCGGCCCTGGCCCCCACTTTGCCGACTCTTGACGGCAAGGGATTTTTATTTTTGGATGTCGGGGCAAATGTAGATGCCAAGCCTGAACATTTGCTGCAATATGCCATTATGGGATCGGTGTATGCAGAAAAAGTAAGAGGGGTAAAAAATCCGTCTGTCGGTCTTCTGAATGTTGGAACAGAAGATAAAAAAGGGAATGACCTGACAAAACATACATTTTTAAAGCTTAAGGAATCCGGTCTTCATTTCAAGGGAAATGTCGAGGCGCGTGATTTGCTGGACGGCGCAGCGGATGTCGTCGTAACCGATGGATTTACCGGCAATGTCACATTGAAAACGATTGAGGGAACGGCAATTTCAGTTTTTTCAATGCTAAAAACGGCTTTGACGAGCAATCTGAAATCGAAGCTTGCTGCTGCAGTTCTCAAACCGAAGCTAAAGGGAATCCGGACCCAATTGGATTACTCTGAATATGGCGGTGCCGCTCTGTTTGGATTAAATGCTCCTGTTGTAAAAGCACATGGGTCATCCGACCCCAATGCCGTATACAATGCGATCCGCCAAACGAGAGACATGATTGCCCATGATGTATCCGGTACAATCAGAGCCGCGGTTGCTGAACGTCAAACGGCTGAATAA